The genomic region TGCGAAACTTTTCTTATCCACTGCCGATCAAGAAGGCAAGGTGAGAAAAAACTTACCCGCTTCACCCCTTGTGAGAAGAAACAACTTATGTTAGGCAAAAATACCATGGAAAAGGAACGTCGCAGATACCATCGCATCTCTCTTAGCCTGCCAGTTATCCTACGCTACAAAGGCAAACTCCTTCCGGCGAAGATGGTTAACTTGAGCTATGGCGGCATGGGCATTCTCTCATCCCGAGAAGACTTTTCTCCCGGCAATACCGTGGAAATCATCTTCGACCTCAACAGCTCTTTCCGCGACTTAAGCCTTCGAGGCAATGTAAGCCACGTTGACGCTGAAGACCCTTCTTGCTTTGGCATTCAATTCTCTGATTTTCTCTCTCCAAGCCACCAAGTCATCGAAAACTTCGTCCGCGCTCACCTTCATTAGGCACTCCAAAAATGAACTTTTTCAAACGGCAATCCGTTATTTTCCCCTTGATAGGAACTATGCTTACGAGTATAGACACACACACTTAAACAAGCCTTAGGAGCCCTTATGACGCAAGCAAAAATGCCCTCAATGAAACGAAATTTGAAGCCTATTCACTTCGATCCCGATCTTCGTTCCATGACGGCACTGGAAAATGCCATGCATCAGTTTGATGATGCTGCGCAAGTATTAAACCTCACTCCCAATCAAGTGGCCTTGGTAAAAAAACCACGTCGTGTTGTTCAGGTAAAAATTCCAGTTCGTATGGACGATGGAAGCATCGAAGTTTTCGATGGCTACCGTGTTCAGCATAACACTGCGCGCGGCCCCGCAAAAGGCGGCGTTCGTTTTCATCCCATGGTTGATTTGGATGAAATGCAAGCGCTGGCTTTTTGGATGACAGTAAAAAGTGCTGTCGTGAATATTCCCATGGGCGGAGCAAAAGGTGGTGTGGTTTGTGATCCCGGAAAACTTTCCTACGGCGAACTCGAGCGATTATCTCGTCGCTATATTTTGGAAATGATCGACGTCTTCGGTCCAGATCGTGACATTCCCGCGCCCGACGTTGGCACCAATGCGCAGGTAATGACGTGGTTCATGGACACATACTCTCTTTACAAAGGCGATTACCTTCCCGCCATGGTAACGGGAAAACCAATTGACATCGGTGGTTCCCACGGACGCGTAGAAGCAACCGCAAAAGGAATGCTTTTCTGCCTCCGTGAAACTGCAAAAGTCTTGGAGTTTGAACTTGCTGGTGCAAAGGTTGCCATTCAAGGTTTTGGAAACGCTGGCTCAAACGCGGCGCGCTTACTTCATGAGGAAGGCTGTAAAGTAGTTGCCATTGCGGATGTAAACGGAACCTATTACAACGAAAAGGGATTAGACATTCCGCATATTCTTGAATACGTAAAAGTAAATCGATCACTTCGTGACATAGAAACAAAAATTGAATGCGAACGTCAGGATGATCCGAAGGAAATTTTGTATCTTCCTGTAGACATTTTGATTCCAGCTGCGCTTGAAGGCCAGATTCGTCATCGTAACGCAGATAGAATTCAAGCCAAAGTTATTGCTGAGTGCGCAAATGGTCCAACTTCTTACCGTGCAAATAAAATTTTAGATCAAAATGGTGTCTTCATTATTCCAGATATCCTCTGTAACGCAGGTGGAGTAACGGTTTCCTACTTCGAGTGGGTTCAAAACAGACTTGGCTACTACTGGACAGACACGCGCATTCAAAAAGAGCTTCACCGTTATATGGTGGACGCTTTCCACACGTGTTTTCAAACGGCGCAAAAATATAATGTGCCCATGAGAACAGCTGCCTACGTTGCTGCTATTGACAAAGTAGTAGTAGCAAACGAGATGCGAGGACTCTAAACGTTGGTGATTCAAAAGATTAATTCTCAGACCCTTGGCATGCCTCCCACTTGGATGGAACGCGCAGTTTCGCGCGGCGGCGCCATGGCCAACAGCCAAGAAATTAAGAAGCTGCTTGGCGAACCTATTCCAGTTCCCGTCGATCTTAACACCCTTCCTCCGGAGCTTGCACAAATGTTTGCGGCAAATGGAGTGCTGGAAAGAATTCGAAGCAAGCTTGCGCAAATCACACGCCACAAAAATAAAAAAAAGAAAAAAGGCGGAAAATTTATTCCTTCTCGCGGAACCATTGCATCGGTTGATGAAGACGACAACATTTACATTGGCATCGATTTCCTCATGGCCAGTGGTGAAGACGAAGCGTTGCTTGCCGGCATTTTGGCGCATGAATGGGGCCACATGGTGAGTGATCTGCCCAAGGGAAAAAATTGGTCTCACCTTACTTGGGATCAGCTCTATGAAATAAGACGCGATGAAGAAGGCGAAGCAGATGCATTTGCGGGCCGCGCTCTTTCTATGATGGGATATTCCACAACTTCCATGACAAATTTTTTGAAAAAACTTTCCGAAAAAAAAGTGAAGGGAAAACTTCCTTCACGAAAATATTACAACACCGCCACCCGCATTGCTATTATTGAAGAGGCTTTCAAGATCGGCGAACGCACACTCGATGCCGCAAAAAAAGTATTCACCAACAAAGATGGCACCGGAGCAAAAATTGGAAAAGTGTTTGGGGAGAGTTAGAACGCAGAACACACCTACTCCACCGCTTCTTGCATCCATCCTAAATATTCTTCCAAAGCATCACTTGCTTCAAACACCAAAAATTCTGGAACTTCGTAAGTATGCTCTGCTCGCAGCAGGTCTTTGATTTCTTCAACACAATACTGCGGAGTTTTGATGAGCAGCAAACATTCACTTTCTTCTTGCAAGGCTCCATCCCATTCATAAAAGGAAAGTATTTTTGGAATGACCTGCACACACGAAGCAAGTTTTTTGGTCACCAGCCGCTTCGCCAGCTTTTTCGCGTCTTTCAGGTTTGCTGTTGTGGTGCAACACAAGCTTGCATCGCTCATACTTGTCACCTTTCTTTTGCATCGAAGGGAACGCCTGCTTCTTGCTCTACTTTTCTGGCGAGGAGAAATAAATAATCTGACAATCGATTGAGGTAAATGAGGCCATGCTTATTTTCATAATCTCCGCTCCTGGCCAACGCCACCACTCTGCGTTCTAAGCGGCGCGATACGGTTCTGGCGATATCCAAAACTGCAGACGCAGCTGTTGCGCCAGGAATAAGAAATGATTTTGGAAGTGAAATACTTTTTTCGTGCGCCGTCATTTTTTCTTCCATCGCTTTTACATGACTGGCATTTGTAGGTTGAATCCAAGCGTGATGTTCTGGATGAGGTGTCGCAAGTTCGCCACCCACGCGGAAAAGATCTACCTGAAGCTCTCTGATTTCGGCTGAAAACTGAGAATCAGCAAGCAAACTGCGCGCATATCCAAGCTGCGCCACAAGTTCATCCAAGGTGCCATACGCTTCAAAACGAAGCGCATCTTTCGAAGCTTCCTCGCCAGAAAAAAATCGTGAACTCAGCTTGTCGCCTGTTTTTGTGGTGATG from Deltaproteobacteria bacterium CG11_big_fil_rev_8_21_14_0_20_42_23 harbors:
- a CDS encoding glutamate dehydrogenase gives rise to the protein MTALENAMHQFDDAAQVLNLTPNQVALVKKPRRVVQVKIPVRMDDGSIEVFDGYRVQHNTARGPAKGGVRFHPMVDLDEMQALAFWMTVKSAVVNIPMGGAKGGVVCDPGKLSYGELERLSRRYILEMIDVFGPDRDIPAPDVGTNAQVMTWFMDTYSLYKGDYLPAMVTGKPIDIGGSHGRVEATAKGMLFCLRETAKVLEFELAGAKVAIQGFGNAGSNAARLLHEEGCKVVAIADVNGTYYNEKGLDIPHILEYVKVNRSLRDIETKIECERQDDPKEILYLPVDILIPAALEGQIRHRNADRIQAKVIAECANGPTSYRANKILDQNGVFIIPDILCNAGGVTVSYFEWVQNRLGYYWTDTRIQKELHRYMVDAFHTCFQTAQKYNVPMRTAAYVAAIDKVVVANEMRGL
- a CDS encoding divalent-cation tolerance protein CutA is translated as MSDASLCCTTTANLKDAKKLAKRLVTKKLASCVQVIPKILSFYEWDGALQEESECLLLIKTPQYCVEEIKDLLRAEHTYEVPEFLVFEASDALEEYLGWMQEAVE
- a CDS encoding ATP:cob(I)alamin adenosyltransferase; this encodes MSITTKTGDKLSSRFFSGEEASKDALRFEAYGTLDELVAQLGYARSLLADSQFSAEIRELQVDLFRVGGELATPHPEHHAWIQPTNASHVKAMEEKMTAHEKSISLPKSFLIPGATAASAVLDIARTVSRRLERRVVALARSGDYENKHGLIYLNRLSDYLFLLARKVEQEAGVPFDAKER